The DNA window GGCGACCACCAGAACGGCGCAGGCACCGACGATGTTGGAAAACTGTTTCAATGGGCGTGTCTTGCGTCGCATAGGATGGCAGATTGGGAGTGGTTGCGGTTGATGATGCTGGGATGATTACTGTTCGGGAGAAACGATAGGGCGGCCCTCTGGCGGGCGTCTGACTGGGGGGGTTCTGGGTTCTACTGGGGGCACGCCTGGCGGCAAAGCTGAAAACTCACCATAAATACGCTCAAGCGTGTCAATGCAAACTAATCCCAAAGTATCTGCACGCTCAATGGTTTGTTGCAAATTGATCAAATCCGACTGCGCGTCACTATTTCCCTCTGCTGGCTGCGGGGCAGACGAAGGGGAGGCACCCGAAACCGAGGCAAATTCACCCGCTGCAACCACAAACGTTTCCCCCGACGCATTGGTGACGGAGACCTTGCCAGAAAACACCGTCAGGGTCGTCTCGCCAGAAGCTGACACCGCCGCAGAAAACACTGCTGCATTGGAAATGCTAAGCACACCCCCTGGAATGCTCACCCTGCCCTGCATGCCCTGCATGATGAACGAAACCTGACCGCGTGACAAGGTGAACTCACCGGCACGGGCAGTCACCCCGGCGGCCTTGCGGACCAGTTGCAGTTTGTCCAAGGAAAGCGATGCATCAGCCCCCAACTCCAGCGATGAGCAAGGCGTCAATTTCATCACGGCACTACCATCAGCACCAGCGACCAATAGGCCACCAGGACCAACACGAGCCCCTTCAATAACGTCGACTTGCGCCAACCCACCAACGGAGGTCCCGGTCGACACATTTCCCTGAACTTTTAATATGGTTCCAAAAATCGTCTCCGCTTTGGCCGACGTGGCTGCGAGCATGACAACTAGGAGAATGGGTAAGATTTTAGTGCGCATATCGGTCATGCCTAATATAAGTTCATCTGATTGATTAGGTTGCGCGGAGTAAACTATCCTAATGCACATCTGTCAAACAAACGAACACATAAACAAACAAAAAAGTTATTTTGGTGTTGCGTGTGCTGATTCCTTGAGTGTCAATCCGTAATCCCCACCCCTACCCCCTTCATATTCATTCGCTCATCAAACCTTGTCATCGCTATCGATCATGAAATTCCGAACCATTGCCAGCCTGCTCTCTGCCCTCACCTTCCTGGGATCTTCGGCATCCCTTGTCCACGCTGCAGTTCCTGTCGAACTCGATGGAGCCATCACGGCGGTCAAACTGAACAATGATGGCAGCGCAACCTTGACGGTCATGGGAGTCACCGTCACGCTCCCCAAAGGAACGCCGGTCACCTCCCCCAGCGCCATGCTGACCCTCCAGCAGCTCGCCGACACCACGCCCCTTCCCGGCCGCACCGAGGCAGGATTTGTGGGAGGCACCGCCTTCATTTCCGGCACGGGTGATCCTGCCACGGGCAGCGTCACCGCTTCCGACGTTTTCGTCGAGGCCGCCAAACACATCGTGGTGGGCTTCGTCACCTCAGGTGAACCCCTCACCGTCAACAACATGCCCGTCTCCTTCTCCAAAGACCCGCGTTTGCCCAGCGCTCCACCAAAAAATAAATATGGATTCCCCGTCAAGGTCTCGGCCCTGAAATCCGGCACCCCGGTGGTCGTCGAAGGTTACTGGGACGGAAAAAGCTTTCGTGCATTCTCCACCGCCATCAACGGCAAGGCAGAGGTCATGAGCATCTACCCCCAGGTCGCCATCGTTGCCTCCAAGAGCTGGGAACGCACTCCTAACAATGAGAAAGGCGACGATGTCGAGATCCGCGGCTCCGTCACCATGTCCCACGCGCCAAACACCATCACCACCCAAACCATCCGTATTTTCCGCGTAGATAAAGGTGTCGACACCATGCTTGGTGACGCCATTGCCAACCGCGACCCCGAAGATCCCGACTACGGCACCTTCAATTTCAAGGTCACCACGCCTCCGAGCTCGGATGCCATTCTCGGTTCCGCACCGACCCGCTTCAAGGCGGTTAACATCAGCGCGGCCACCATTGAGGCGGACACCACCGAGTTCGTTCGCTGATCTGATCGTTCATTCATTGCCTGTAGCGAATCAAATCAACAGGCATCTTCAACGGGCAGGCTCCGGCCTGTCCGTTTTTCTTTTCCCTGAACCCCTCTCACGGGTGTTTTTCTGTCTCTGAAATTTAATCCTTCGTTTGTTCTTGCCTCTTTCCGCCTTTTTAGAGACAAAAGAGTCGGCATCAACAAACCTTAATAAAATGGACGCCTCTTCTCCCTCCTCTTCCACATTTCGGCGCTTCGAAATTCAAAACGGACTCGTCATCAGCGAAACAGGTCAGCAGGACGCCGACGACTTTGCTGCCGACTTCCAAGGCCTCCGACATTTTGCCAACCGCGTCGGAGCCACACTTGAGCTAGGCGATGCCACCCATGCCACTCTCCACGAGGCTTCCTTCAGTTTCATTTTCACCCTGAGCGAAGCCCCGGGCCAGCCCGCCAAGGCCGTCGGCGGCATGGTCGCCAGCAACGTCTCCAACAACGACCTGCTCAACGCCCTCTAGTCTGCGCTCCCTCCCCGGCAACCTCACCTCACTTCATCCACTCACGCTCCATGTCCACCGCCATCACTCCCTCCCTTCGCGCCAGTCTCGAGCGAATCAAACACGCCGGTGCCGTCAACGGCATCTGCCTCGCCTGGAGACGACAGATCCTGGTCAGCCTGATGCCTTATGAAGATTTCCGCGTGGAACAACTGGTGCAAACCATCAGCGATGCGCGCGAGCAT is part of the Phragmitibacter flavus genome and encodes:
- a CDS encoding FecR domain-containing protein, with product MTDMRTKILPILLVVMLAATSAKAETIFGTILKVQGNVSTGTSVGGLAQVDVIEGARVGPGGLLVAGADGSAVMKLTPCSSLELGADASLSLDKLQLVRKAAGVTARAGEFTLSRGQVSFIMQGMQGRVSIPGGVLSISNAAVFSAAVSASGETTLTVFSGKVSVTNASGETFVVAAGEFASVSGASPSSAPQPAEGNSDAQSDLINLQQTIERADTLGLVCIDTLERIYGEFSALPPGVPPVEPRTPPVRRPPEGRPIVSPEQ